A stretch of DNA from Octopus bimaculoides isolate UCB-OBI-ISO-001 chromosome 23, ASM119413v2, whole genome shotgun sequence:
NNNNNNNNNNNNNNNNNNNNNNNNNNNNNNNNNNNNNNNNNNNNNNNNNNNNNNNNNNNNNNNNNNNNNNNNNNNNNNNNNNNNNNNNNNNNNNNNNNNNNNNNNNNNNNNNNNNNNNNNNNNNNNNNNNNNNNNNNNNNNNNNNNNNNNNNNNNNNNNNNNNNNNNNNNNNNNNNNNNNNNNNNNNNNNNNNNNNNNNNNNNNNNNNNNNNNNNNNNNNNNNNNNNNNNNNNNNNNNNNNNNNNNNNNNNNNNNNNNNNNNNNNNNNNNNNNNNNNNNNNNNNNNNNNNNNNNNNNNNNNNNNNNNNNNNNNNNNNNNNNNNNNNNNNNNNNNNNNNNNNNNNNNNNNNNNNNNNNNNNNNNNNNNNNNNNNNNNNNNNNNNNNNNNNNNNNNNNNNNNNNNNNNNNNNNNNNNNNNNNNNNNNNNNNNNNNNNNNNNNNNNNNNNNNNNNNNNNNNNNNNNNNNNNNNNNNNNNNNNNNNNNNNNNNNNNNNNNNNNNNNNNNNNNNNNNNNNNNNNNNNNNNNNNNNNNNNNNNNNNNNNNNNNNNNNNNNNNNNNNNNNNNNNNNNNNNNNNNNNNNNNNNNNNNNNNNNNNNNNNNNNNNNNNNNNNNNNNNNNNNNNNNNNNNNNNNNNNNNNNNNNNNNNNNNNNNNNNNNNNNNNNNNNNNNNNNNNNNNNNNNNNNNNNNNNNNNNNNNNNNNNNNNNNNNNNNNNNNNNNNNNNNNNNNNNNNNNNNNNNNNNNNNNNNNNNNNNNNNNNNNNNNNNNNNNNNNNNNNNNNNNNNNNNNNNNNNNNNNNNNNNNNNNNNNNNNNNNNNNNNNNNtgtgtgtgtgtgtgtgtgtgtgtgtgtgtgtgtgtatatatatatatatatatatatatatatattctaccagAGATACCCGGCTATGCTTGGGATTAAagtggcatggttttttttttattggtttacttgtttcaggcatgtgactgcagccatgctggagcaccacctttggtcgaaaaaatcgaccacaggatttattctttgtaagcctagtacttattctatcagtctcttttgccgaaccgcaaagttatgggaatgtaaacacggcaacatcagttgtcacgtCAGGTGATTAGAtaggtgaatatatttaattaaccaCTTATCATCGTTAGAATTGTCgccataattatcattattactattattattgttattattaacgccatcactgttaccaccaccaacTCTTCTAACTACCACCACCGTCTCCACCACCTGTACTACCATGCAAGTGATCCCTTTATATCTGTCATCTTGTTTCAGCTCCGGTCAATATTCCCGTGGCCAGTGACAGCAACGAGGTGTTGATCCCGAAGCCCTCGTTGTGCCCGAACCTGCTACATTACCACATGTTAGCGCAGAAGGTAGCCTACTGCCAGAGTGACATGTTATACGACAGGCTCAAGATTGAAAAGATTCTCGGTAAGGAACAAAGAGCAGAGGGCAGCCATtgcatcttgttgttgttgttgttgtttgtattgtttgttgtttgtgtggtCTGTGTTGCTTCGGGTTTTGGAAGAACTGGAAGGCTAAACTACTActgcaactgctactactactactatcaccatcacctccacatGCTTACTACTAAAACTACCACTGCCTACTACTTCTACGtaaactactgctgctactactaccacctactgctactactaccaccactgatactactgctgctgttgctactcctactactaccaccaccaacaccaccaccactactactataaccaGCACTGAGCTGTGACCTCACTGACCAGTGACATCACTGACCAGTGTCATCACTGTGCTGTGACATCACTGACCAGTGTCATCACTGTGCTGTGACATCACTGACCAGTGTCATCACTGTGCTGTGACATCACTGACCAGTGTCATCAGTGTGCTGTGACATTGCTGACCTGTGACACACCCACCTGACATCATTGAACTGTGACCTCACTGACCAGTGTTATCACTGTGCTGTGACATCACTGAATTGTAACATCACTGAACTGTAACATCACTGACCTGTGACTTCAGTGGCTATGTCATCATGCCCATGCTCAAGATAAGTACATAGAAGATAagtatatggcaggcttctttcagtttccatctgtaaaatccacttacaaggctttggtcagcccaaggctatagtagaagatttgCACAAGGTGTCATGCCAACTGTTCCATttgtcagatcaactggaaccctcattgatGTAACTGATGgagttccattttattttttggggcatgtttttgttttgttttgtttgctctgcTCCATTGTTGTCCTCTTAACATATTCTAACTCTTTTACAGGTATTGACTCCTTCAACTCTAAAGAACGAATTAAGTGGATCGAAGCCCGAGATGACCTAGTTGCAAGAAAGGTTCGTTAAATCAACTTCGTCAAACAACTGTCTTCCCTTTCTTTGGCTATAACATACCTGCATTttgatttttcgtttttttttttttttgccttttcccAACTACTAGGCAtctaaatttctttgaaatcacatcctatttattacctctgccttagcgaaggtggagatattgttttcagttgtgtttgtttgtttgtttgtccgtggacaagatatctcaagaaccgctggatggatttggatgaaattttcagggatgtttgacctcgtgactggcatgaactgattagattttgggatcgatataataccagacaaggattctggattattttcctgttttttacttaatttttgagagtggtaagcttcatttttagtattctcgtttgtgagagcagtcgagtttatttcagatattctcattttaaaaatcatctccagctaatcattgagagggcattggtattgccttggcggaggtttgcactctctgggTGCTCTTGCTTATAAATTGTGAATGGTCAATGCATTCTACATGTTAGTGTAACATTCACAAGACAAGTGGAAATGTTTTAAGGTCTGAACCATGTACCATGCACATGCTTCTGTATGATAAGCCTGAACCATTTCCTCCATGTTACTAATATTTCTGTCACCTGCAACAGGTTCACGGTCTCCCGATCCCTGACAAGCTGGAGCCATTTATGAGTATCATTGAGAAACACGCCACAACATTGCTCTATAAATCTCTCTGTGGACTCGAAAAGTAAGTTGGCTTTTACTTAATCTcattatattactactactactactactactaccaacaccaccactaccaccacaccaccactaccatgtgGTTACTTCAcagccacattgttccaggttcagtcccactgcatggcaccttgggcaagtgtcttctactatagcctcgggctggccaatgccttgtagtggatttggtagacggaaactgaaagaaggcggtgagctggcagaaatgttagcacgacgggcgaaatgcttagcggtatttcgtctgccgttctgagttcaaattccgccgaggttgattttgcctttcgataaattaagcactacTTACGcactggtgttgatataatcgacttaatccctttgtctgtccttgtttgtcccctctgtggaCACATGGAACCTCATTGAGAACACGTTGCTAATTAGCCtttcatattgtatattttatatgtaaccATTTCACAGAATTATTCCTAACTTGTCTTCTGCATTGTATTTCTGTGTGCAAAAGCACATTGAGGGCTGATTTCTAACCAATTTTCCATATTGTGTTTTTGTATGCAACATCAGAGATGATCGTCAAATAGCAACTGTTCTTTCCTGTGGCAGAGCTATCGACCTTTTCCTGCAACATCTGAGTCCTGATTCAAAGGATAGTCAGtgagtttatttttctattaatccCCACAGTGCATCcatgtttgatttctttcttcagaaaagcaatacatattttttttgtatatctaaataATATAACTGTCTGTCTTCTTGCGTGTTTGTACATTCTCTTCATCATTGTTAGCACACATAATATAGTTTGACTTCTGGAGTCCCTCTTAGCATGAGGCGTCATTaaatagtaatgcccttatatatatNNNNNNNNNNNNNNNNNNNNNNNNNNNNNNNNNNNNNNNNNNNNNNNNNNNNNNNNNNNNNNNNNNNNNNNNNNNNNNNNNNNNNNNNNNNNNNNNNNNNNNNNNNNNNNNNNNNNNNNNNNNNNNNNNNNNNNNNNNNNNNNNNNNNNNNNNNNNNNNNNNNNNNNNNNNNNNNNNNNNNNNNNNNNNNNNNNNNNNNNNNNNNNNNNNNNNNNNNNNNNNNNNNNNNNNNNNNNNNNNNNNNNNNNNNNNNNNNNNNNNNNNNNNNNNNNNNNNNNNNNNNNNNNNNNNNNNNNNNNNNNNNNNNNNNNNNNNNNNNNNNNNNNNNNNNNNNNNNNNNNNNNNNNNNNNNNNNNNNNNNNNNNNNNNNNNNNNNNNNNNNNNNNNNNNNNNNNNNNNNNNNNNNNNNNNNNNNNNNNNNNNNNNNNNNNNNNNNNNNNNNNNNNNNNNNNNNNNNNNNNNNNNNNNNNNNNNNNNNNNNNNNNNNNNNNNNNNNNNNNNNNNNNNNNNNNNNNNNNNNNNNNNNNNNNNNNNNNNNNNNNNNNNNNNNNNNNNNNNNNNNNNNNNNNNNNNatatatatatatatatatatatatatatatatatatatatatatatatatataaccatgacAGCAgaagtaatgaaagggttaagaaatcctattatgtttttataattaaatactatttttatatctatgtacaccCAGTCTGTACTTATACTTTATATATCCACCCAGAAGCTCTCTATCTACGTACTTAATGTATATCCAGTCGTAAgttgtctttcatgtttttctgtctttctagCTACAAGCTGTATCTATACTCCTGTCACGACTCCTCACTCTGTGCAATACTCGGTGCCTTTGACATATTTGACTACAAGTGGCCCCCGTTCGCTGCTGACTTGAGGATAGAACTGTACGAAGATAAGAAGTCGCACAAATTTGTGAAGGTCTCCTACCTCAATAAGgtagtgtatctctctctcagcCATATTGATACATTTAAGTACTtcgtttaaccctttagaatgACAGTGTTggttaggtgtgagaagccagatctggct
This window harbors:
- the LOC106884008 gene encoding lysophosphatidic acid phosphatase type 6, which gives rise to MLAQKVAYCQSDMLYDRLKIEKILGIDSFNSKERIKWIEARDDLVARKVHGLPIPDKLEPFMSIIEKHATTLLYKSLCGLEKDDRQIATVLSCGRAIDLFLQHLSPDSKDSHYKLYLYSCHDSSLCAILGAFDIFDYKWPPFAADLRIELYEDKKSHKFVKVSYLNKDVKSRGCDEIYAPYEKFVKGLSCMATDKETHDKLCNSSEICRRFSPSKNMVKTV